A part of Flavobacteriaceae bacterium GSB9 genomic DNA contains:
- the nadE gene encoding NAD(+) synthase — translation MQTEKVVDYIVNWLKDYATKAGVNGFVVGISGGIDSAVTSTLCAKTGLKVLCVEMPIHQAESHVSRAHEHIAQLKQNFKNVDETRTDLTPVFEEFKTEVSLDGNQATVDMALANTRARLRMTTLYYYAGLYKLLVAGTGNKVEDFGVGFYTKYGDGGVDLSPIADLLKSQVYKLGEILGVPESIMNATPSDGLFGDARSDEDQIGASYPELEWAMEMDEQRKTAEDFSGKEKEVFKIYKRFNNANKHKMIPIPICEIPTDLL, via the coding sequence ATGCAAACAGAAAAAGTTGTAGATTATATTGTAAACTGGCTAAAAGATTATGCCACTAAAGCTGGTGTTAATGGTTTTGTTGTTGGGATTTCTGGCGGAATAGATTCGGCCGTAACCTCTACATTATGTGCAAAAACCGGGCTCAAGGTACTTTGCGTTGAAATGCCAATACACCAAGCCGAAAGCCATGTAAGCAGGGCTCACGAACATATAGCACAACTTAAACAAAACTTTAAAAATGTAGATGAAACCCGTACCGACCTCACTCCTGTTTTTGAAGAATTTAAAACCGAAGTATCTTTAGATGGCAACCAAGCCACAGTTGATATGGCATTAGCAAACACGCGAGCCAGACTAAGAATGACCACCCTTTATTATTATGCTGGGCTTTACAAACTCTTGGTGGCCGGAACCGGAAACAAAGTAGAAGATTTTGGCGTTGGCTTCTACACAAAATATGGCGACGGTGGTGTTGATTTGAGTCCCATAGCCGACTTGTTGAAATCGCAAGTTTATAAATTGGGCGAAATTTTAGGCGTTCCTGAATCCATCATGAACGCCACACCAAGCGACGGCCTTTTTGGCGACGCCAGAAGTGATGAAGACCAAATAGGAGCCAGTTATCCAGAGCTGGAGTGGGCCATGGAAATGGATGAACAAAGAAAAACCGCTGAAGACTTCTCTGGGAAGGAAAAAGAAGTGTTTAAAATCTATAAACGATTTAACAATGCTAACAAACATAAGATGATTCCCATACCCATTTGCGAAATACCTACCGATTTATTGTGA
- a CDS encoding T9SS type A sorting domain-containing protein: MKRIILLFFVVSTTLLNGQILSESFDDVSSLSDWKFINVSEPIGTYQWQQGTGELGPHSGSETSYIATNAQSVSGTGTNSDWLILPALSLKDGDKVSFYTIAATPQTFPDRLEVRLSTNVESSADPTDSNSVGDYTNLLLEINPDLTAGIYPTEYTQYEATITGIGTTPVNARIAFRYYVTDGGPTGPNSNGIAIDTLEITSGTLSTQETSALSQFKYYYNEVNQVLNLISADVKLENVNIYNAMGQIVLNKKLNSSSKELNVSSLMNGLYIVKASLSNEQTKTFKFIK; the protein is encoded by the coding sequence ATGAAAAGAATTATTCTACTTTTTTTTGTGGTATCCACAACACTTTTAAATGGTCAAATTTTATCTGAAAGCTTTGATGATGTTTCAAGCTTATCAGATTGGAAATTTATAAATGTAAGCGAACCCATTGGAACATATCAATGGCAACAGGGAACTGGAGAATTAGGTCCGCATTCTGGCTCTGAAACGTCCTACATAGCAACCAATGCACAATCAGTATCTGGGACAGGAACTAATTCTGATTGGTTGATATTACCAGCACTATCATTAAAAGACGGTGACAAAGTAAGTTTCTATACTATAGCTGCTACTCCCCAGACTTTCCCTGATCGACTGGAAGTAAGGCTAAGCACAAATGTTGAGAGTTCGGCCGACCCAACTGATAGTAATTCTGTTGGCGATTACACCAACCTTTTGTTAGAAATAAACCCAGACCTAACGGCTGGAATCTATCCGACAGAATATACACAATATGAGGCAACAATAACGGGGATAGGAACAACACCTGTTAATGCAAGAATAGCTTTTAGATATTATGTTACCGATGGTGGCCCGACTGGACCTAACTCAAATGGTATTGCCATAGACACATTAGAGATTACAAGTGGCACATTAAGCACTCAAGAAACAAGTGCATTATCACAGTTTAAGTATTATTACAATGAAGTCAATCAAGTATTAAATCTAATTTCGGCCGATGTAAAGCTTGAAAATGTAAACATTTATAATGCCATGGGGCAAATTGTTTTGAACAAAAAGCTTAATTCATCTTCAAAAGAGTTGAATGTATCAAGTTTAATGAATGGTCTCTACATTGTAAAAGCTAGCTTAAGCAATGAACAAACCAAAACTTTCAAATTTATTAAATAA
- a CDS encoding transglutaminase family protein, which produces MATFFIKHITKYSYSDKVIDGANFIRLHPINDAYQKVNSHFITITNNPYIDTFFDFYNNHVGTFMVTEPHYELSITSEIEVETTSRLLPNDLTEAEIQWNYLKTNKHHVDFLDFLMHRPFTGSQEILDLFKTIKIHSKTPYKAVLELCEYIYENFEYKKGITNVNTSLDDIWNLKAGVCQDFTAVLLQMFRMLGIPARYVSGYICSSNNDTIGEDATHAWIEAYIPFYGWLGIDPTNNAIADENHVRLAIGRKYSDCSPVKGVFKGNVESKMEVSVEVKTDKHQKTVPISSTTDYNNSFQRNLELSKQQNQQQQ; this is translated from the coding sequence ATGGCTACTTTCTTTATAAAGCATATTACCAAATATAGTTACTCCGATAAAGTAATTGATGGAGCAAACTTCATCAGGCTTCACCCAATTAATGATGCCTACCAAAAAGTGAACTCGCACTTTATTACAATCACCAACAACCCCTACATCGATACGTTTTTTGATTTTTACAACAACCATGTGGGTACGTTTATGGTAACTGAACCCCATTACGAGCTGAGCATTACATCTGAAATTGAAGTAGAAACCACGAGCAGGTTGCTTCCTAACGACCTTACAGAGGCTGAAATTCAATGGAATTACCTAAAAACCAACAAGCACCATGTTGATTTCCTTGATTTTTTAATGCACAGGCCATTTACGGGCAGCCAAGAGATTCTAGATTTGTTTAAAACAATAAAAATACATTCCAAAACCCCTTATAAAGCGGTATTAGAACTTTGCGAATACATTTATGAAAATTTTGAATACAAAAAAGGAATAACCAATGTTAATACGAGTTTGGATGATATTTGGAATTTAAAGGCTGGTGTTTGTCAAGATTTTACAGCTGTTTTATTACAAATGTTCAGAATGTTGGGAATACCTGCCCGCTACGTAAGCGGTTATATTTGCTCTAGCAATAATGATACAATTGGCGAAGATGCAACACATGCCTGGATTGAAGCCTACATTCCTTTTTATGGGTGGCTCGGAATAGACCCTACAAACAATGCCATAGCGGACGAAAACCATGTTAGATTGGCCATTGGAAGAAAATATAGTGACTGCTCACCTGTAAAAGGTGTTTTTAAAGGCAATGTTGAATCAAAAATGGAAGTATCGGTTGAAGTAAAAACCGATAAACATCAAAAAACCGTCCCCATCAGTTCTACGACTGACTACAATAATAGTTTTCAAAGAAATTTAGAATTAAGCAAACAACAAAACCAGCAACAGCAATAA
- the dnaG gene encoding DNA primase, producing MISQSSIDQVFDTARVEEVIGDFVQLKKSGSNFKGLSPFSDERTPSFMVSPVKQIWKDFSTGKGGTAVSFLMEHEHFTYPEAIRYLAKKYNIELEETEQTSEQKEKADERESLYLVSEFANIYFQKILHKTDQGKSIGLSYFKERGFTEETIKKFDLGYSLDEWQAFTDEALKKGYNIEYLEKTGLTIVKDEKRFDRFKGRVMFPIKSMSGRVLGFGGRILITDKKAAKYLNSPESDIYHKSKVLYGIYNAKQSIAKEDNCFLVEGYTDVIQFHQTGIKNVVSSSGTALTSEQIRLINRLTKNITVLFDGDAAGMRASLRGIDLILEQGMNVKVCTFPEGEDPDSFAKQNTLQELTEYLSENAKDFIQFKASVLYEESKGDPIKKAETVRDIVNSIAKIPDRIKKEIYVQECARIMDISEDVLFSTLAQIDKKDFQQESKKHKSEQKAFEVIKQQSVKKVDVQYVLERKIIEILLLYGNKTEDFEDLVLKEDDHGDLGLEPVIQKAKVFEKVFLDLQDDEMEFSNPHFKTLYYTVIERLNQDAEFDLKNFINSVDQDMANEITTILMEDERYSLDNWNRMNIYPKEKQHSVAQLVSETILSLRCFLIDQKVKGFQHETLRNKADSNRNVLEEVKDYSSLKMLLSRKLNRVL from the coding sequence TTGATATCACAATCATCCATAGACCAAGTTTTTGATACTGCTCGTGTAGAGGAGGTTATCGGTGATTTTGTTCAACTCAAAAAATCGGGAAGTAACTTTAAAGGGTTAAGTCCGTTTAGCGATGAGCGAACGCCGAGTTTCATGGTATCACCTGTAAAACAGATTTGGAAAGATTTTTCGACCGGCAAGGGCGGTACGGCGGTTTCTTTTTTAATGGAACACGAGCATTTTACCTACCCCGAAGCTATTAGGTATTTGGCAAAAAAATATAATATTGAGCTAGAAGAAACAGAGCAAACCTCAGAGCAAAAAGAAAAAGCCGATGAACGCGAAAGCCTATATTTGGTAAGTGAGTTTGCCAACATCTATTTTCAGAAAATTTTACACAAAACCGACCAAGGGAAAAGTATAGGTTTAAGTTATTTTAAAGAACGCGGTTTTACAGAAGAAACGATTAAAAAATTCGATTTAGGCTATTCGCTGGATGAATGGCAGGCCTTTACCGATGAGGCTTTAAAGAAGGGCTACAATATTGAGTATCTAGAAAAAACAGGACTTACCATTGTAAAAGATGAAAAACGTTTTGATCGGTTTAAAGGGCGCGTTATGTTCCCTATAAAAAGTATGAGTGGTCGTGTTTTGGGGTTTGGTGGGCGTATATTGATTACAGATAAAAAAGCGGCTAAATACCTCAATTCACCCGAAAGCGATATTTACCATAAAAGTAAGGTGCTTTACGGTATTTACAATGCCAAACAGAGCATAGCTAAAGAAGATAATTGTTTTTTGGTTGAAGGTTATACCGATGTTATCCAGTTTCACCAAACAGGAATAAAAAATGTAGTGTCTTCATCCGGAACGGCTTTAACATCAGAGCAGATTAGGTTGATAAACCGATTGACTAAAAACATCACGGTGCTTTTTGATGGAGACGCAGCTGGTATGCGGGCCTCGCTCCGTGGTATCGATTTAATTCTGGAACAGGGCATGAACGTTAAGGTATGCACTTTTCCTGAAGGCGAAGATCCTGATAGTTTCGCTAAGCAAAATACACTTCAAGAGCTTACTGAGTATTTGTCTGAAAACGCAAAAGATTTTATTCAATTTAAAGCGTCTGTGCTTTATGAAGAGTCCAAAGGCGATCCCATTAAAAAAGCTGAAACGGTTCGTGATATTGTAAATAGTATAGCTAAAATCCCCGACCGTATAAAAAAAGAGATTTACGTACAGGAATGTGCGCGCATCATGGATATTAGTGAGGATGTGCTATTTAGTACCTTGGCACAAATTGATAAAAAGGATTTTCAGCAAGAAAGTAAAAAGCATAAAAGTGAACAAAAAGCTTTTGAAGTTATCAAGCAGCAATCTGTTAAAAAAGTAGATGTTCAGTATGTTTTAGAACGAAAAATTATTGAAATTCTATTACTTTATGGTAATAAAACTGAAGATTTTGAAGATTTGGTTTTAAAGGAAGATGACCATGGAGATTTGGGTTTAGAGCCCGTAATACAGAAAGCCAAGGTGTTTGAAAAGGTTTTTTTGGATTTACAGGATGATGAAATGGAATTTTCCAATCCACATTTTAAAACATTATATTACACGGTTATTGAAAGGCTTAATCAAGATGCCGAGTTCGATTTAAAAAATTTCATTAACTCGGTTGACCAAGATATGGCCAATGAAATAACAACGATTCTTATGGAAGATGAGCGTTATTCTCTAGATAATTGGAATCGAATGAATATTTATCCGAAAGAAAAACAGCATAGTGTAGCACAACTTGTAAGTGAAACGATTTTAAGCTTAAGATGCTTTTTGATAGATCAAAAAGTTAAAGGCTTTCAGCACGAAACCTTACGAAATAAAGCAGACTCGAATAGAAATGTACTTGAAGAAGTAAAAGACTATTCGAGCCTGAAAATGTTGTTGTCTAGAAAATTAAATAGGGTTCTATGA
- a CDS encoding alpha-E domain-containing protein codes for MLSRVANNLIWLERYMERGNGILGLLKVNFYANQDSPELFSWSPIIKNFTSYDNDFYTEDAIECIDFMVFNSKNPNSILNLVTKARENARSAQEHISRELWLSINSYYLFLTNKGLPKKLKEEDPIQFLEELRRHHLVYNGTCDITQERGTPYYFMNVGKYLERVLQISDFTVLKLKDIGNTSDSLEKIFYWKNLLLSIGGYQLYLKTYKSVFKEEHIIQMVFQDKQFPKSVHYCIDKLNRHINKLIETGQLEKNNLEFLLGKLESEIKYTTIENINNMGLNHFINGIKEDIKNISSNINAVYFSQNN; via the coding sequence ATGTTAAGTAGAGTTGCAAACAACCTAATTTGGTTAGAAAGATACATGGAAAGAGGCAATGGCATTTTAGGCTTACTTAAAGTTAATTTTTATGCCAATCAAGACTCACCGGAACTGTTTTCTTGGTCTCCAATAATAAAAAACTTTACGTCATATGATAACGATTTTTACACTGAAGATGCCATTGAATGCATTGACTTCATGGTTTTCAACTCCAAAAACCCTAACTCAATTTTAAATCTAGTAACTAAAGCTAGGGAAAATGCAAGAAGTGCTCAAGAACATATTTCCAGAGAATTGTGGTTGTCCATCAACAGTTATTATTTGTTCCTTACTAACAAAGGTTTACCAAAAAAGCTGAAAGAGGAAGACCCTATTCAATTTCTTGAGGAATTGAGAAGACATCATTTAGTATACAATGGCACTTGCGACATTACTCAAGAACGAGGAACCCCCTACTATTTTATGAATGTTGGAAAGTATCTTGAAAGAGTCCTTCAAATATCTGATTTTACAGTACTAAAACTGAAAGATATTGGCAATACTTCTGATAGTTTAGAAAAAATATTTTATTGGAAAAACCTATTACTGTCCATTGGGGGCTACCAACTTTATTTAAAAACCTATAAATCGGTGTTTAAAGAGGAACATATTATACAAATGGTTTTTCAGGATAAACAGTTCCCTAAGTCGGTTCATTATTGTATTGACAAATTAAACCGGCATATCAACAAACTGATTGAAACAGGGCAATTAGAAAAAAACAACTTAGAATTTTTGTTAGGCAAATTAGAAAGCGAAATAAAATATACTACCATCGAAAATATTAATAATATGGGATTAAACCATTTTATCAATGGCATAAAAGAAGACATAAAAAACATATCTTCAAACATAAACGCAGTTTACTTTTCGCAAAACAATTGA
- the queA gene encoding tRNA preQ1(34) S-adenosylmethionine ribosyltransferase-isomerase QueA → MKLSNFGFDLPNELLAEYPAENRDESRLMVLNRKEQTIEHKMFKDLIDYFDEDDVLILNNTKVFPARLYGNKEKTGARIEVFLLRELNEEQRLWDVLVDPARKIRIGNKLYFGEDESLVAEVIDNTTSRGRTLRFLYDGSYREFRLKLNELGETPLPKYIKRDVEPEDEERYQTIFAKNEGAVAAPTAGLHFSKHLLKRLEIKGVNFAEVTLHVGLGTFNPVEVEDLSKHKMDSEELKIDSKAVETVNTAKMEKRRVCAVGTTAMRAIESAVSSNGMLNEFEGWTNKFIFPPYDFSIANCMVTNFHTPKSTLLMMVSAFAGHDFIKRAYEEAVKEKYKFYSYGDAMLIL, encoded by the coding sequence ATGAAATTATCAAATTTTGGTTTCGATTTACCGAACGAATTATTAGCAGAATATCCAGCAGAAAATAGAGATGAATCGCGTTTAATGGTTTTGAATAGAAAAGAACAGACTATTGAACATAAAATGTTTAAAGATTTAATCGATTATTTTGATGAAGATGACGTATTAATTCTGAATAATACCAAAGTATTTCCAGCGCGATTGTACGGAAACAAGGAAAAAACCGGGGCCAGAATTGAGGTGTTTTTGTTAAGAGAGCTTAACGAAGAGCAACGCCTTTGGGACGTATTGGTTGATCCAGCCAGAAAAATAAGAATTGGAAACAAACTTTATTTTGGTGAAGACGAATCGTTAGTTGCTGAGGTTATCGATAATACAACATCAAGAGGACGTACGCTACGATTTTTATACGACGGGTCGTACCGAGAGTTTCGATTAAAGCTAAACGAACTGGGAGAAACACCGCTTCCAAAATATATAAAAAGAGATGTAGAACCAGAAGATGAAGAGCGTTACCAAACCATCTTTGCTAAAAATGAAGGAGCTGTTGCGGCACCAACGGCAGGACTTCACTTTTCAAAACATTTATTGAAACGTTTGGAGATTAAGGGGGTAAACTTTGCCGAAGTAACGTTGCACGTTGGTTTAGGAACATTTAATCCTGTTGAAGTTGAGGATTTGTCCAAACATAAAATGGATAGCGAAGAGCTAAAAATTGATTCAAAAGCTGTTGAAACAGTTAATACCGCTAAAATGGAAAAACGTCGTGTTTGTGCGGTGGGTACAACGGCTATGCGAGCGATAGAAAGTGCAGTGTCGTCAAACGGTATGCTTAACGAATTTGAAGGGTGGACCAATAAGTTTATCTTCCCACCTTACGATTTTAGTATCGCCAACTGCATGGTTACTAATTTTCACACACCAAAGTCAACCTTGTTGATGATGGTTTCGGCCTTTGCCGGTCACGATTTTATAAAGCGTGCTTATGAAGAAGCTGTTAAAGAAAAATATAAATTTTACAGTTATGGTGATGCCATGTTGATTCTATAA
- a CDS encoding polyprenyl synthetase family protein, protein MKIVEQIKQPIAFEMDLFEQKFQLSMSSKVALLNRITHYIVNRKGKQMRPMFVFLVSKMVSNGEVSERTYRGASVIELIHTATLVHDDVVDDSNRRRGFFSVNALWKNKIAVLIGDFLLSKGLLLSIDNNDFDLLKIISIAVREMSEGELLQIEKARKLDITETVYYEIIRQKTATLIAACCGLGAASVKPDSPHVETMRKFGELIGMAFQIKDDLFDYGETQIGKPTGIDIKEQKMTLPLIYVLNQVPKKEKDWLINSIKNHNKDTKRVKEVIAFVKQHGGLDYAIDKMKQFQAEALQMLEVYPESEYKNSLKLMVNYVIDRKK, encoded by the coding sequence TTGAAAATAGTAGAGCAAATAAAACAGCCCATAGCCTTCGAGATGGATCTCTTTGAGCAAAAGTTCCAGCTTTCAATGTCCAGTAAAGTGGCTCTGCTCAATCGTATAACGCATTATATTGTTAACAGAAAGGGCAAGCAGATGCGGCCCATGTTTGTGTTTTTGGTGTCTAAAATGGTGTCTAATGGAGAGGTTAGCGAACGCACTTACCGTGGGGCTTCGGTTATAGAATTGATCCATACGGCCACTTTGGTTCATGATGATGTGGTAGATGATAGTAATAGACGAAGAGGCTTTTTCTCCGTTAATGCCCTTTGGAAAAATAAAATTGCAGTTTTAATTGGTGATTTTTTGCTGTCAAAAGGATTGTTGTTATCAATAGATAATAATGATTTCGATTTATTGAAGATTATTTCAATTGCCGTTCGAGAAATGAGTGAGGGCGAGTTGCTTCAAATTGAAAAGGCTAGAAAACTTGATATAACCGAAACGGTTTATTATGAAATTATCCGTCAAAAAACAGCTACTTTAATTGCGGCCTGTTGCGGTTTGGGAGCCGCATCGGTAAAACCCGATTCGCCTCATGTGGAAACTATGCGGAAGTTTGGAGAACTTATAGGTATGGCTTTTCAAATTAAAGATGATTTATTTGATTATGGAGAAACGCAAATCGGTAAGCCAACAGGAATTGATATTAAGGAGCAAAAGATGACATTGCCGTTAATTTATGTGTTGAACCAAGTACCAAAAAAGGAAAAAGATTGGCTTATCAATTCCATTAAAAACCATAATAAAGACACTAAACGTGTTAAAGAAGTGATTGCCTTTGTGAAACAACACGGCGGTTTGGATTATGCGATAGATAAAATGAAACAATTTCAGGCAGAAGCTTTACAGATGTTGGAGGTTTATCCGGAATCAGAGTATAAAAATTCGCTAAAACTAATGGTAAATTACGTGATAGATCGAAAAAAATAG
- the rlmN gene encoding 23S rRNA (adenine(2503)-C(2))-methyltransferase RlmN, with translation MKTNKKDIRALTKEQLRDFFVQEGDKAFRGNQVYEWLWQKSVHSFQDMTNISKETRQMLEDHFVINHIQVDTMQRSSDGTIKNAVRLHDDLVVESVLIPTPTRTTACVSSQVGCSLDCRFCATARLKRMRNLNPDEIYDQVVAIDNESRLYHDRPLSNIVFMGMGEPLMNYNNVLKAIDKITSPEGLGMSPKRIVVSTSGVPKMIKKMANDEVKFKLAVSLHSAIDKVRTSIMPFNATFPLKDLREALQYWYDKTKNRITYEYVVWQGINDKRKDVDALVEFCKFAPSKVNLIEYNPIDGGEFQQAHSSALDMYVQVLESNNITVTVRRSRGKDIDAACGQLANKET, from the coding sequence ATGAAGACCAATAAAAAGGACATACGGGCATTGACTAAAGAGCAGCTTCGCGATTTCTTTGTGCAAGAAGGCGATAAAGCTTTCCGCGGAAACCAAGTTTATGAATGGTTGTGGCAAAAATCGGTACATTCGTTTCAGGATATGACCAATATATCCAAAGAAACACGCCAAATGCTTGAAGATCATTTTGTGATTAACCACATTCAGGTCGATACGATGCAGCGAAGTAGCGACGGTACTATAAAAAATGCTGTGCGTTTGCATGATGATTTAGTGGTTGAATCGGTACTGATTCCAACACCAACCCGAACTACAGCTTGTGTTTCAAGCCAGGTTGGCTGTAGTTTAGATTGTAGGTTTTGTGCAACAGCACGTTTAAAACGTATGCGTAATTTAAACCCCGATGAAATTTATGATCAGGTTGTTGCTATAGATAACGAAAGCAGATTGTATCATGATAGGCCATTAAGTAATATTGTTTTTATGGGCATGGGCGAACCCTTAATGAATTACAACAATGTTTTAAAGGCTATTGATAAAATTACTTCACCAGAGGGTTTGGGCATGTCGCCAAAACGTATTGTGGTTTCAACTTCGGGGGTGCCAAAAATGATAAAAAAAATGGCAAATGATGAGGTGAAATTCAAATTGGCGGTGTCGTTACATTCAGCTATCGACAAGGTGCGAACATCTATTATGCCTTTTAATGCTACTTTTCCGTTGAAAGATTTACGCGAAGCACTGCAATATTGGTATGATAAAACAAAGAATAGAATCACTTACGAATATGTCGTTTGGCAAGGCATAAACGATAAAAGAAAGGATGTTGATGCATTGGTGGAGTTCTGTAAATTCGCGCCAAGTAAAGTTAATCTTATTGAATATAATCCTATTGATGGCGGTGAATTTCAACAGGCACATTCCTCAGCTTTAGATATGTACGTTCAAGTGCTCGAGTCCAATAATATTACCGTAACCGTACGCCGAAGCCGAGGTAAAGATATTGATGCGGCATGTGGACAATTGGCTAACAAAGAAACATAA
- a CDS encoding circularly permuted type 2 ATP-grasp protein: protein MKNDNLFSSYDKLPKTWDEMYNEQSEFRTQYEGFVKYLESTTAKRLTKKEELSKQLFINQGVTFTVYNDNEGIEKIFPFDIVPRIITTIEWKKIERGIKQRLKALNLFIKDIYHEQFIINDGIIPAKLIYSCPYFLREMKGVKVPHDIYVHISGVDLIRNYDGEFYVLEDNLRTPSGVSYMLENREISKRLFPGVLPKSKVRSVSEYPNVLYKKLKGLSDKASPNVVLLTPGIYNSAYYEHTTLARLMGIELVEGTDLVVKNHIVYMKTTHGLKQVDVIYRRVDDDFLDPLEFNAKSVLGAAGIMAAYRKGNVVIVNAPGTGVADDKAIYTYVPDMIRYYLQEDPILKNIETYQLAKPDDLEHVIKNVKDMVIKKTDGSGGYGMLMGHEATDQEIKDYLETVKKKPENFIAQPILKLSTAPCFINGKLSPRCIDLRPFALSGKDGIDICPGGLTRVALKKGSLVVNSSQGGGSKDTWVID, encoded by the coding sequence ATGAAAAACGATAACCTTTTCTCCTCTTACGACAAACTCCCTAAGACTTGGGACGAGATGTACAATGAACAATCAGAATTTAGAACTCAATACGAAGGTTTTGTAAAGTACCTAGAAAGCACTACAGCAAAAAGACTTACAAAAAAAGAAGAACTCTCCAAACAATTGTTCATCAACCAAGGGGTTACTTTCACTGTTTATAATGACAACGAAGGCATTGAAAAGATTTTCCCTTTTGATATTGTACCAAGAATCATTACGACTATAGAATGGAAAAAAATTGAACGGGGCATTAAACAACGCTTAAAAGCCTTAAACCTTTTTATTAAAGACATTTACCATGAACAGTTTATAATTAATGACGGGATTATTCCGGCTAAATTGATTTATTCATGCCCTTATTTTTTAAGGGAAATGAAAGGTGTAAAGGTTCCGCATGATATTTACGTCCATATTTCTGGAGTTGACTTGATACGCAATTACGATGGCGAATTTTATGTGCTTGAGGATAATTTAAGGACTCCTTCTGGAGTAAGTTACATGCTTGAAAATCGCGAAATTTCAAAGCGTTTGTTTCCTGGTGTTTTGCCAAAAAGTAAGGTGCGTTCGGTATCAGAGTACCCAAACGTGTTGTACAAAAAGCTTAAAGGACTTTCTGACAAGGCAAGCCCAAACGTTGTTCTCTTAACACCAGGTATTTACAATTCTGCCTATTATGAGCATACCACTTTAGCCAGACTAATGGGTATAGAATTGGTGGAAGGTACCGACCTTGTTGTAAAAAACCACATTGTTTACATGAAAACCACCCATGGCTTAAAACAGGTTGATGTTATTTACAGACGTGTTGATGATGATTTCTTAGACCCTTTAGAATTCAATGCAAAAAGTGTTTTGGGGGCAGCAGGCATTATGGCTGCTTACAGAAAGGGTAATGTTGTTATAGTTAATGCACCCGGAACCGGTGTTGCCGACGACAAGGCTATATATACTTATGTTCCAGATATGATAAGATACTATTTGCAGGAAGACCCAATTTTAAAAAATATAGAAACCTATCAATTAGCAAAACCCGACGATTTAGAGCACGTTATAAAAAACGTGAAAGATATGGTCATTAAAAAAACAGATGGCAGTGGTGGTTATGGTATGCTTATGGGACACGAAGCTACAGACCAAGAAATCAAAGACTACCTTGAAACGGTTAAAAAGAAGCCCGAAAACTTTATTGCTCAGCCCATTTTAAAACTATCAACAGCGCCATGTTTTATAAACGGTAAGCTATCACCAAGATGTATCGATTTAAGACCTTTTGCACTCTCCGGAAAAGATGGTATTGATATTTGTCCCGGTGGCTTAACACGAGTAGCTTTAAAAAAAGGTTCACTAGTAGTTAACAGTTCCCAAGGCGGCGGTAGTAAAGACACGTGGGTAATAGATTAA
- a CDS encoding response regulator transcription factor codes for MIKLLIADNHPITRKGLEVLFSAAPNIKVVGSVDNGEAILEFLKKNSVDILLTEADLPKLNGLTLLRYLKNDHPDVKTIIFSAQPEEVYAINAIKAGASGYINKSENVITISEAITKVSDGGIYLSNELTQQLAFGTRTNKSGNYYKKLSTREAEVLKLLTIGKKNKEISKELDINEKTVSTYKARLMRKLKVTNLVDLVNQAKLSQEIS; via the coding sequence ATGATTAAATTATTAATAGCAGACAACCACCCTATCACAAGAAAAGGACTAGAAGTTCTTTTTTCGGCAGCGCCCAACATTAAAGTTGTTGGCAGCGTAGACAATGGCGAAGCCATTCTGGAATTTTTAAAGAAAAATTCTGTTGACATTCTTTTAACCGAAGCCGATTTGCCTAAACTTAACGGTTTAACATTGCTTCGTTACTTAAAAAATGATCATCCAGACGTAAAAACCATTATTTTTAGTGCACAACCCGAAGAGGTTTATGCCATTAACGCCATTAAAGCTGGCGCTTCTGGCTACATAAACAAATCGGAAAATGTGATTACCATTAGCGAAGCCATTACAAAGGTTAGCGATGGTGGCATTTACTTGAGTAACGAGCTTACACAGCAACTTGCTTTTGGTACTAGAACTAACAAAAGTGGTAATTACTACAAAAAGCTTTCTACCCGTGAAGCCGAAGTTTTAAAACTTTTAACTATTGGTAAAAAGAACAAAGAAATCTCTAAAGAATTAGATATTAACGAAAAAACCGTTAGTACTTACAAAGCACGTTTAATGCGTAAATTGAAAGTAACTAATTTGGTTGACTTGGTAAATCAGGCTAAACTTAGCCAAGAAATATCATAG